The Enterobacter mori genomic interval GTCGGGGGTGATATTTTTAGCCTTAATATTGCGAATGACAAAGTGTTTACCGTTTTCGACGTGAACTAACTGACGACAGTTGCTGCCCGTAATATTGGCCACCACGAAGTTCTTCACGGTTTGCTTTTCGGGGTAGTCATTGTCGTAGGTACTGCCCGCAAGCCCGATGCCAATCCCCCAGTTGATTTTACCGTTGGTGCAGTTGATGTTGTCGATCACATGGTCAGAGATCAGAATGTTACGGTCGTTGATCGCCACGTTCCACTCAATCGCGTCACCCTGCAGGTGGCTAAATCTACTGTTAGTAATGCGTGCACCGTCCACCTGATTATGGAAGCCCTGTCGCAAAATGGCGTAGTTGGCCTGGCTCACGTTGATATTATCGATGAGAAGGTTGCGCATCACCCTCGGCTTTTTGCCGCCGATGTAGATCTGCGTGACGGGGCCAAAGCCGCTCATCGCCAGATCTTTGATGACGCAATCGGAGCCGCGGACATCCAGCGTGATGTTGTGCGTGCGCCCTTCTCCCTCAGCGATAACTTTACTGCCTTCCTGAAGCACAAAGCGTCCGCGCCCGTTGCCCTTGAGCCCACCCCGTATCAGGAGCGTTTTACCGTCGGGGATAAAAATCCCGGTATTGATGTTGTCACAGACGAGATCGGCGGGTACCACAACGGTGTCGGCCTCGGAGAACGCCTGCTTAAAAGCGGCGATCCAGTCGCTGTTGTTGTACTGTTCCACAGAGACCGTCCTTCCGGTGGCTGCCCGCGCGGCGCGCGGCGACAGCAGCGGCATTGCCGCCAGCACGGATAAGGAAGAGACAAAATGGCGTCGGGTAATCTTTTTCAGCATACAACCTCGGCGTTACAGCGTTTGCAGCAGGCTCGCTAACTGGCGATTAATCACCTGCTGGTTAAATTCTGTTTCGACTTTTTGTCGGGCATTTTGCAGCACCGGTACCAGCTCCTGCTGGTCGATGTCGCTGAAGGCCGCTAAGCGATCGGCCAGGGCGAAAGCATTATTTTCAGGCACCAGCCAGCCGGAATACTCCGATCTGATCAGTTCAGGGATCCCGCTGTGCAGCGTAGACACAACAGGAATGCCCACGGCCATTGCCTCCATCAGCGCGACCGGAATACCTTCCATATCACCGTCTGCACCGGTCACGGAGGGCAGCAGGAAAACGTCCGCCTCGTCGAGCATCGCCTTCACCTCATGGCTTGGCTTGAAGCCCGGCATCTCCACGCAGCCTTCCAGCTGATACTGTTCGATCAACGTGCGCAGTCGGCGCTCCCAGGGGCCAATACCTAAAATGCGATAGTGGAAATCCACCCCACGCGCTTTTAGCTGACGACAGGCTTCAATCGCGACGTGCAGACCTTTCTTCTCGGTTAACCGCGCGACCGAAATAATCTGCAGCGGTTTCCCCGGCACCTTCACCGGGCGCTGGGTGAAGCGCTCCATATCGACGCCCATCCTTGATACGGTGATTTTTTCGCCCGGGCAACCCATCTTTTTCAGCCGACCGGCCCACAGTTCGCTGATGGGCAGCATCATGTCGCCGCGGCGGAAGAGCTGCTGATACTCAGGCGTATAGTGGTTCAGCACTTCCCGGCTGGAAATGTCGATACCGTGGAAAATGGTCGCGATTTTGCCGTCAATCACCCCCAGCTCGCGCAGCTTCGCGGCGGTCACGCCCGCCGGGCCGAAGTGGGCGATAAACACATCCGCACAATACGGCTGCGACGTTTGCCCGCAGATGGCGGAGAGGATCAGATTGCGGGATTCCGCCCCGTAGCGCGACACGTTCAGCGCCCGCCACGTCGAGGGACGATGCAGCCCGCGCAGCGTCTGGCTGGCGCGGTAGCGAAGTTTGTTTAGCCGTCCGCCCGGCTCATCCTGCAGCCAGCGGGTTTTGGCTTCCAGCCCATACTGGGTGTACGCCGCATGGGTGTTTTGCGTATCGCCCTTTTGCAGGGCGATAATCTCCACGTCATATCCCATATCGATAAACGCGGTGATCTGGTTCAGTACAAAGGTCTCAGACGACAGCGGAAATTTCAGTAAGAAGAAACCAACCTTCATTTCCCCTCCCCGACGCGGTCGAGCACCGATTTCACCATGCCGATCCCCTTTTCGCGCTCGGCTTTCACCGCCACGGCCAGGCGTTCGTTAATCGCAGGCAGCTGTCCCAGCGTGTCGCCGACCATGGCCCCCAGCGAACCGTCGAGAAGATGGCGAATATCGACCGCCATTTCCGGCATGCCGAGCTGCTGCATAATGCCCGCTGATTTGTGCTCGTAGTTGATGGCAATCGCTGGCGTGCCGAAGTTCATGGAGATAATGGCCGAGTGCAGGCGCGTGCCGACGGTGAGGTCACAGGCGGAGAGCAGTTTGCCCATCTCCAGGTCGTTCAGCTCGTCCATCACCACGTGATAACGGGACGGATCGTTAACCAGGTTGCGCAGATTGAGCGCCACCATGCGGTCATCTTTGTTGTAGCTGTCAATACCGGTACAGGTTGAGAGCGCCAGCACCTGGTAGCCACTGTCCAGCACGCGGTTCACCACATCGGCGAAGGCTTTCTCGTAGGCCGCCTGGGTGGTGCCAAGACGTTTATCAAATGGCGCGAGCTCGCGCAGGGTGATGGCGACGGTTTTCTGTTTCGCCGCCACGTCGAGCCAGTGCTGTACCGCATAGCTTGGCTGGAAATTATCGTCCTGGTGATCCACCAGCCAGGCGGTATCCACGCCGTGCTCAACTTTTGACGTGTCGATCTCGCTGCGCTTCATCAGGTCGAGGCTCACGGACTCGCGCAGGATCAGCGCATCGCAATGACCAAACACGTAGTTCGCCAGCTGGTTAAACTGCGGATCCTGGAATGGCCCGACGCTGTGGCCGATCATAAACAGCGGCTTTTTCGCCATAAAGGTGCAGAGCGCATGCTCAAACTGCGGCACGCCGTAGAGATCGACGAAGAACGAACCGCCAACCTGAATAATGGCGTCATAGCCCGACAGCAGACGGACGAAATCGGTAAAGCCCTGCGCGATAGCGATATTGCGCAGCTTGCCGGTATCGGTCACGCGGGAAAGCAGCACCTGATGCTGGTAACGACGACGCAGGACTTTCTTCACGCGCCCCATCACGCCCGCAGCGTTGTTTTGCTGTTTCATCTGGCTGTAGAGCGGATCGCCCATCACCGGGCGGTTCAGTAACCAGGATGAGCTGACCGGATAACGGCTCATCACATCCACTTCTGTCTCAGGCTCAAGGGTGTTAATTGCATCCAGTAAACCGCGCAGGATGGCACTGTCGCCACGGTTGCCGCAGGTATGGTTGCCAAGAATAAGTAATTTCATAATGGCCTCTTAAAATTAGCCTGCGCGAAGCAGCGTTTTCATTTTTTCGTTACGGCAAAACTGGCGCTTCATCTCGACCACCAGCGCATTGCGCGACAGCACAATCATCACGCCGAACGCCAGCGCGCCTGCGGCAACCTGCACCGCCAGCAGCGCCGCCAGCGGCAGATGACCGCTGAGCACCACGCCCAGGCCATAGCTGACCGCCAGAGTGGGTAAAGAGAGATAAAACGGCAGCCACAGGCTCAGGATGTACTGACGGTAGCTAGAGCCCAGCACCGGCTTGATCATGATGAAGTAGCTCAGCACGGTGTTGATAATTTGTACCAGCAGGAACCCGAGGGTGACGCCAATGGCACCCGCCATATGCCCGCCCACGAGGATCGCCGGAATAAACAGGAAGGTTTTGAACACGTTGAACTTAAAGCTGATGTCCACACGCGCTTTTGCCATCAGCAGGGAACCAATCGGATTCCCCACGGAGCGCAGCAGCCCGACCACGCACAGCAGCTGCAGGATTGGGATGATGCTGTTCCACTTCTCGCCAAACACCAGCGGCACGAAATTGCTGGCGACCACCATCAGCCCCAGCAGTACCGGGAAGTTGATGATCCCCACCACGGAGAGCAGCTTGTAAAAGTTCACGCGCAGCTTCTCGGTATCGTCCTGAATTTTGGCGAACGCCGGGAACAGCACGCGGGTAATGATCGGGTTGAGCTTCATCGGCGGAACAACCGCGACGTTATACGCCAGGTTGTAGCCACCCGCGACGCTCGCGCCCAGAATACGCGCCAGCACCAGCGTGGAGAGGTTAGTATTCACGTAGTTGATAATGCTGTCTGCCGTCAGCCACGCGCCGAAGCGCAGGTTGGATGAAACCGACGCCAGCGAAAAATGCATCCCCGGGCGATAAATCTTGCGGCCAAAGA includes:
- the wzxC gene encoding colanic acid undecaprenyl disphosphate flippase WzxC produces the protein MSLREKTISGAKWSAMATIVIIGLGLVQMTVLARIIDNHQFGLLTVSLVIIALADTLSDFGIANSIIQRKEISHLELTTLYWLNVGLGIFVFVLVFLLSDVIAGVLHNPDLAPLMRTLSFAFVVIPHGQQFRALMQKELEFNKIGMIETSAVLAGFTFTVVSAHFWPLAMTAILGYLVNSAVRTLLFGFFGRKIYRPGMHFSLASVSSNLRFGAWLTADSIINYVNTNLSTLVLARILGASVAGGYNLAYNVAVVPPMKLNPIITRVLFPAFAKIQDDTEKLRVNFYKLLSVVGIINFPVLLGLMVVASNFVPLVFGEKWNSIIPILQLLCVVGLLRSVGNPIGSLLMAKARVDISFKFNVFKTFLFIPAILVGGHMAGAIGVTLGFLLVQIINTVLSYFIMIKPVLGSSYRQYILSLWLPFYLSLPTLAVSYGLGVVLSGHLPLAALLAVQVAAGALAFGVMIVLSRNALVVEMKRQFCRNEKMKTLLRAG
- the wcaM gene encoding colanic acid biosynthesis protein WcaM, translating into MLKKITRRHFVSSLSVLAAMPLLSPRAARAATGRTVSVEQYNNSDWIAAFKQAFSEADTVVVPADLVCDNINTGIFIPDGKTLLIRGGLKGNGRGRFVLQEGSKVIAEGEGRTHNITLDVRGSDCVIKDLAMSGFGPVTQIYIGGKKPRVMRNLLIDNINVSQANYAILRQGFHNQVDGARITNSRFSHLQGDAIEWNVAINDRNILISDHVIDNINCTNGKINWGIGIGLAGSTYDNDYPEKQTVKNFVVANITGSNCRQLVHVENGKHFVIRNIKAKNITPDFSKKAGIDNATVAIYGCDNFVIDNVDMVNSAGMLIGYGVIKGNYLSIPQNFKLNDIRLDNRQLAYKLRGIQISSGNATSFVAITNVEMQRATLELHNKPQHLFLRNINVMQEAAVGPALKIKFDLRKDVRGKFMAKDETLLSLANVKAVNEKGQSSVDIDRVDQHVVNTERLNFALPNR
- the wcaK gene encoding colanic acid biosynthesis pyruvyl transferase WcaK; protein product: MKLLILGNHTCGNRGDSAILRGLLDAINTLEPETEVDVMSRYPVSSSWLLNRPVMGDPLYSQMKQQNNAAGVMGRVKKVLRRRYQHQVLLSRVTDTGKLRNIAIAQGFTDFVRLLSGYDAIIQVGGSFFVDLYGVPQFEHALCTFMAKKPLFMIGHSVGPFQDPQFNQLANYVFGHCDALILRESVSLDLMKRSEIDTSKVEHGVDTAWLVDHQDDNFQPSYAVQHWLDVAAKQKTVAITLRELAPFDKRLGTTQAAYEKAFADVVNRVLDSGYQVLALSTCTGIDSYNKDDRMVALNLRNLVNDPSRYHVVMDELNDLEMGKLLSACDLTVGTRLHSAIISMNFGTPAIAINYEHKSAGIMQQLGMPEMAVDIRHLLDGSLGAMVGDTLGQLPAINERLAVAVKAEREKGIGMVKSVLDRVGEGK
- the wcaL gene encoding colanic acid biosynthesis glycosyltransferase WcaL; its protein translation is MKVGFFLLKFPLSSETFVLNQITAFIDMGYDVEIIALQKGDTQNTHAAYTQYGLEAKTRWLQDEPGGRLNKLRYRASQTLRGLHRPSTWRALNVSRYGAESRNLILSAICGQTSQPYCADVFIAHFGPAGVTAAKLRELGVIDGKIATIFHGIDISSREVLNHYTPEYQQLFRRGDMMLPISELWAGRLKKMGCPGEKITVSRMGVDMERFTQRPVKVPGKPLQIISVARLTEKKGLHVAIEACRQLKARGVDFHYRILGIGPWERRLRTLIEQYQLEGCVEMPGFKPSHEVKAMLDEADVFLLPSVTGADGDMEGIPVALMEAMAVGIPVVSTLHSGIPELIRSEYSGWLVPENNAFALADRLAAFSDIDQQELVPVLQNARQKVETEFNQQVINRQLASLLQTL